The Arachis hypogaea cultivar Tifrunner chromosome 14, arahy.Tifrunner.gnm2.J5K5, whole genome shotgun sequence genome has a segment encoding these proteins:
- the LOC112742291 gene encoding protein FAR1-RELATED SEQUENCE 5-like — protein sequence MDVDSEPLNSEENVEDCLMTGVEENVNCTCDCGGSSSKCVVVTADDIINQTFETSDAAYHLYVRYARCVRFGVHKGDTARGKDGTQRRRKREHKVLTCTGCEAMLAMYFDTKTSAWRVKKLVEKHNHDLVPQCLVHLIPNHHGMNEAQKAQANTMHDNGLPSAKIMGLMVGQAGGYANVGFTKKDLDNHIEITRRAKLIGGDSNATISYLLGKADVDPMAMARADYQCIGDVLAFDTTYRKNKYRRLLVIFSGCNHHRQTCIFDFALIDNEQTETYTWLLQNFLDVMLNKSPSVVVTDGDEAMKAAIQEIFPNATHRLCGWHIQKNVTANIKIKGFSDDFRRCLYAPWHPNEFEEYWENMIKKNMGWRKMNGFRTTSRCEGINNFIKRFIGICQSLLELVQNLEHALRDYRHNELVSQFKTVYGEPVLTTRLAALELCAANFYKREMFGKVKTEIEGVVALDVINEENISTTVVLKVKEYDRRQHIYTVLYERNTENMECECSRWSSEGISCSHMFCAMKRVGLQKLPESLLLRRWSKDSKKYLDESSAGSTVQDGEREFLMRYGALSVAATWMVFLGA from the exons ATGGATGTTGATTCAGAACCACTCAATTCAGAAGAGAACGTTGAAGATTGCTTGATGACCGGTGTGGAAGAGAATGTAAATTGCACTTGTGATTGCGGTGGCAGCAGTAGCAAGTGTGTTGTTGTGACGGCCGATGATATTATAAACCAGACATTTGAAACATCGGATGCAGCTTATCACTTGTATGTGCGTTATGCAAGGTGTGTCAGGTTCGGAGTTCACAAGGGTGATACAGCGCGTGGAAAAGATGGAACACAACGCAGAAG GAAGAGGGAGCATAAAGTGCTGACTTGTACGGGTTGTGAAGCCATGCTTGCGATGTACTTTGACACCAAAACTTCAGCTTGGAGAGTTAAAAAATTAGTTGAGAAGCACAACCACGATCTTGTCCCCCAATGCTTGGTACACCTAATTCCAAACCACCATGGGATGAATGAGGCTCAAAAAGCTCAGGCAAACACCATGCACGATAATGGTCTTCCAAGCGCTAAGATAATGGGACTAATGGTAGGCCAAGCCGGGGGTTATGCTAATGTCGGGTTCACAAAGAAGGATCTGGATAACCACATTGAAATAACTCGTCGTGCAAAGCTCATTGGTGGGGATTCTAATGCAACAATTAGCTATCTACTTGGAAAAGCCGATGTTGACCCCATGGCCATGGCAAG GGCGGATTATCAGTGCATTGGAGATGTGCTTGCATTTGATACAACCTATCGGAAAAATAAGTACAGAAGACTGTTGGTTATCTTCTCGGGTTGTAACCATCACCGTCAAACATGCATATTTGACTTTGCCTTGATAGACAACGAACAAACGGAAACATATACGTGGTTGTTGCAAAACTTTCTAGATGTCATGCTGAACAAGTCTCCTAGTGTTGTGGTCACAGATGGTGATGAGGCAATGAAGGCAGCAATTCAAGAAATCTTCCCAAATGCAACTCACCGATTATGTGGTTGGCACATTCAGAAAAATGTAACGGCAAACATAAAAATCAAAGGTTTTTCCGACGACTTCAGAAGATGTTTGTATGCTCCATGGCATCCGAATGAATTTGAAGAATATTGGgagaatatgataaaaaaaaatatgggtTGGAGGAAAATGAATGG ATTTAGAACAACATCAAGGTGTGAAGGGATAAACAACTTCAtcaagaggtttattggcattTGTCAAAGTCTTTTAGAGCTAGTCCAGAATCTTGAACATGCTCTTAGGGATTATAGACACAACGAATTAGTTTCTCAATTTAAGACGGTGTACGGAGAGCCTGTGTTAACAACTCGCTTAGCTGCATTGGAGCTTTGTGCTGCAAATTTTTACAAACGGGAGATGTTTGGCAAAGTAAAAACAGAGATTGAAGGAGTGGTTGCATTAGATGTTATAAATGAGGAAAATATATCAACTACTGTTGTTTTAAAAGTTAAGGAGTATGACAGAAGGCAACATATATACACCGTACTTTATGAGCGCAACACCGAGAATATGGAGTGTGAATGTAGTAGGTGGAGTAGTGAAGGAATTTCTTGTAGCCACATGTTTTGTGCCATGAAAAGGGTAGGTTTACAGAAGTTGCCAGAAAGTCTTCTTTTGAGAAGATGGTCCAAGGATTCCAAAAAGTATCTGGACGAAAGTTCAGCTGGAAGCACTGTGCAAGATGGAGAAAGAGAATTTTTAATGCGCTATGGCGCATTGTCAGTGGCAGCTACGTGGATGGTATTCTTAGGAGCTTAA